A window from Bacteroidota bacterium encodes these proteins:
- a CDS encoding T9SS type A sorting domain-containing protein, whose translation MLKLTHNPFQFVLFSFLLPLVVSTTEVSAQFDSIIFARDDIYQPNAVLYMGDQNDDGCDDFVLITASTSNWNAKALLFHGGNPVDSVPVFEIPFTGFIPYHVSACDYNRDGYRDLIVTTFNTRPLTLKIYLGGPTMDTIPDLIFQAPEQIIGNLRFVGGDWPVDFNGDGYEEMVAYAYDMYGGKGAFLIYNSSPEMDSIPDKIATFYPNEAIEGSYITSGDLDGDGRTDLTFTLTSPSIPLNFALRRFVFGRSDFSFQDTVSFLDSVDIVDFNHIIQDINKDGKADLVINDTKYKYPYWYQMAVSYGSRNIDYIPEEGFNTQNQGWYYTRSVGDVNGDGYGDFLSSLYGSGGRLFVGGKHKSDDTPIRYYGNSFNILGRVGDVNGDGLDDIGIGTNGATYAQPGTFYIMSGERVAMAIEDGELATEQKEEITLKAYPNPTRGELSVEITSNYPGYAELRLYNTTGKELIKKGIELAAGITTEKINLRELNISSGVYIIDMLFKSTESETKGSANMNLNGKKKSVKIVMIK comes from the coding sequence ATGTTAAAACTAACACATAACCCCTTTCAATTTGTTTTGTTTTCATTCTTGCTTCCTTTAGTTGTTAGCACAACAGAAGTTAGTGCCCAGTTCGATTCAATAATATTCGCACGAGATGATATTTACCAACCCAATGCTGTCCTCTATATGGGGGATCAGAATGATGATGGCTGTGATGATTTTGTCCTTATTACAGCTTCTACTTCTAATTGGAATGCAAAAGCTTTGCTTTTTCATGGTGGTAATCCTGTAGACTCGGTGCCTGTTTTCGAAATTCCATTTACCGGATTCATACCGTATCATGTGTCAGCATGTGATTACAATCGTGACGGATACAGGGATTTGATAGTGACAACATTCAATACCCGTCCATTAACCTTAAAGATATATCTTGGCGGTCCAACGATGGATACAATTCCCGATTTAATATTTCAAGCACCAGAACAGATAATTGGCAATCTAAGATTTGTGGGAGGTGACTGGCCGGTTGATTTCAACGGGGACGGTTATGAAGAAATGGTTGCCTATGCATACGACATGTATGGTGGTAAAGGGGCATTTCTGATATATAATTCGTCACCGGAGATGGATTCGATCCCCGACAAGATTGCAACATTTTATCCAAATGAGGCGATAGAGGGTTCTTATATAACAAGTGGTGATCTTGACGGAGATGGAAGAACTGATCTGACTTTTACTCTCACAAGCCCTTCAATTCCGTTAAACTTTGCTTTGAGGAGATTCGTTTTTGGCAGATCAGACTTTTCTTTTCAAGACACCGTCAGTTTTCTGGATTCAGTAGATATTGTTGACTTCAATCATATTATACAAGATATTAATAAAGATGGGAAAGCGGACCTTGTGATCAATGACACGAAATATAAGTATCCATACTGGTACCAAATGGCGGTAAGCTACGGTTCTCGAAACATAGATTATATACCCGAAGAAGGATTTAACACTCAAAACCAAGGATGGTATTATACCCGATCTGTAGGAGATGTGAATGGCGACGGGTATGGTGACTTTTTATCATCTCTTTATGGCTCAGGTGGCCGACTGTTTGTGGGAGGCAAGCACAAAAGTGATGATACTCCAATCAGATATTACGGGAATTCATTCAACATCCTGGGCAGGGTTGGAGATGTAAATGGCGACGGACTTGATGACATTGGAATAGGAACGAACGGTGCAACATATGCACAGCCCGGCACTTTTTATATAATGAGTGGTGAGAGAGTTGCGATGGCAATTGAAGATGGGGAACTTGCAACTGAGCAAAAAGAAGAAATAACATTAAAAGCGTACCCAAATCCAACACGGGGTGAATTATCGGTTGAAATAACGAGTAATTACCCGGGATATGCAGAATTGAGGCTATACAACACAACAGGAAAGGAACTGATAAAAAAGGGAATCGAATTAGCAGCCGGTATTACAACCGAGAAGATTAATCTCAGAGAACTGAACATATCATCAGGGGTTTATATAATTGATATGTTATTTAAATCAACAGAATCAGAAACAAAGGGAAGTGCTAATATGAACTTAAACGGAAAGAAAAAGAGTGTGAAGATTGTAATGATAAAATGA